A region of Necator americanus strain Aroian chromosome I, whole genome shotgun sequence DNA encodes the following proteins:
- a CDS encoding hypothetical protein (NECATOR_CHRI.G983.T1): protein MMPVLESRELFGASSERYRLVNEDRLVQRLGNTRTISAHEACVNTLRWNRAGTLLASGSDDRKVKVWNLAGDCIASVETGHHANVFAVEFLPAGNDRILVSAAGDRLVKMHDLDGYRDEPITWTTNGRVKRLATAQDEPYLFWSASEDSNVREYDTRTNEDRKLINTEEKRVKSFAICQGRTELVAVATDEAPVPIYDRRKPDKPILTCVNADDKCHGNFTYTTHVSFDEMGTECLVNQGCGPIYLFKLKSDDRPTVLQKIKQIIENNDDVPTNGKHTLAFADAREQAKELFSSKKFPEAIDIYSRALSLSPSDYDRSVLLSNRGMGYLCRRWEGDSYACVRDCAEALLLYPGNSKALWRLTRSLMLLEQWELAKECIDLFKRRFPTDRSIVRLTDQVSVAMDSAHAHQSHVMSDDKNVIDYSERFCGQTNTHTDIKEANFFGSKNQYIVAGSDCGSLLLWKRCSGVLVAAWNADHSILNIVQPHPTQFMLATSGIEEVIRLWEPMEEGKECERRISEPWTHFGQRNRHPTDERDIFLRLIGSQMMRSREERPECVTS from the exons ATGATGCCCGTGTTAGAAAGTAGGGAGCTGTTCGGTGCATCTTCGGAACGCTACAGACTTGTGAACGAGGATCGGCTGGTGCAGCGACTTGGGAACACCCGTACGATTAGT gCCCACGAAGCTTGCGTGAATACGCTACGATGGAACCGAGCCGGCAC CTTGTTAGCATCTGGGTCTGATGATCGAAAAGTGAAAGTATGGAATCTCGCTGGCGATTGTATTGCGTCAGTTGAGACAGGACACCATGCCAATGTATTTGCTGTTGAGTTTTTACCCGCAG GAAATGACCGCATTTTGGTCTCAGCTGCCGGGGATCGATTGGTGAAAATGCATGATCTTGACGGCTATAGAG atgaGCCAATCACATGGACAACAAACGGACGTGTGAAACGTTTGGCAACTGCACAAGATGAACCCTACTTATTTTGGTCAGCGTCCGAAGACAGCAATGTCAG GGAGTATGATACTCGTACAAATGAAGACCGAAAACTAATCAATACGGAGGAGAAGCGTGTGAAATCATTTGCGATCTGTCAAGGACGAACTGAACTG GTAGCTGTGGCGACTGACGAAGCTCCAGTTCCCATCTATGACAGGAGAAAACCGGACAAACCAATCCTGACATGTGTTAATG CTGACGACAAATGTCATGGTAATTTTACTTACACCACACATGTTTCGTTTGACGAAATGGGAACGGAATGCCTT GTAAATCAAGGTTGTGGTccaatttatttgttcaagCTGAAATCCGATGATCGGCCTAcagttttacaaaaaattaaacagataATTGAGAATAACGATGACG TTCCGACGAATGGTAAACACACTCTTGCGTTTGCTGATGCACGAGAACAGGCAAAAGAACTTTTTAGTTCGAAAAAATTCCCTGAG GCTATTGATATCTATAGTCGTGCTTTAAGTCTTTCTCCAAGCGACTATGATCGAAGCGTGCTGTTGTCGAATCGTGGTATGGGATATCTTTGTCGTAGATGGGAAGGCGATTCCTACGCTTGCGTGCGAGATTGTGCAGAG GCCTTACTGTTGTATCCAGGAAATTCAAAGGCGCTTTGGCGGTTAACACGATCACTCATGCTACTGGAACAGTGGGAACTCGCAAAGGAGTGCATAGATTTATTCAAGCGAAGGTTCCCTACTGACCGATCTATAGTGCGGCTTACAGACCAG GTTTCTGTAGCTATGGATTCAGCCCACGCTCACCAATCGCATGTGATGAGTGACGACAAGAATGTTATAGACTACAGCG AGAGATTTTGTGGGCAAACCAATACACACACAGATATAAAGGAAGCTAATTTTTTCGggtcaaaaaatcaatatatag TTGCGGGATCGGACTGTGGTTCGTTATTGTTATGGAAACGATGTTCTGGTGTTCTTGTTGCGGCATGGAATGCAGATCATTCGATCCTGAACATTGTCCAACCACATCCAACACAATTCATGCTTGCCACATCAGGAATCGAAGAGGTGATCCGTTTATGGGAGCCGatggaagaaggaaaagag TGTGAAAGACGAATATCCGAACCATGGACGCACTTCGGCCAACGCAATCGACATCCCACTGACGAGAGAGATATCTTTCTACGTCTCATTGGTTCCCAAATG ATGCGAAGCCGTGAGGAACGTCCCGAATGTGTGACAAGCTAG
- a CDS encoding hypothetical protein (NECATOR_CHRI.G983.T2) — MGSSSGIGRFSSLKAWELFGASSERYRLVNEDRLVQRLGNTRTISAHEACVNTLRWNRAGTLLASGSDDRKVKVWNLAGDCIASVETGHHANVFAVEFLPAGNDRILVSAAGDRLVKMHDLDGYRDEPITWTTNGRVKRLATAQDEPYLFWSASEDSNVREYDTRTNEDRKLINTEEKRVKSFAICQGRTELVAVATDEAPVPIYDRRKPDKPILTCVNADDKCHGNFTYTTHVSFDEMGTECLVNQGCGPIYLFKLKSDDRPTVLQKIKQIIENNDDVPTNGKHTLAFADAREQAKELFSSKKFPEAIDIYSRALSLSPSDYDRSVLLSNRGMGYLCRRWEGDSYACVRDCAEALLLYPGNSKALWRLTRSLMLLEQWELAKECIDLFKRRFPTDRSIVRLTDQVSVAMDSAHAHQSHVMSDDKNVIDYSERFCGQTNTHTDIKEANFFGSKNQYIVAGSDCGSLLLWKRCSGVLVAAWNADHSILNIVQPHPTQFMLATSGIEEVIRLWEPMEEGKECERRISEPWTHFGQRNRHPTDERDIFLRLIGSQMMRSREERPECVTS, encoded by the exons ATGGGATCTTCTTCC gGAATAGGGCGATTTTCGTCACTGAAGGCGTG GGAGCTGTTCGGTGCATCTTCGGAACGCTACAGACTTGTGAACGAGGATCGGCTGGTGCAGCGACTTGGGAACACCCGTACGATTAGT gCCCACGAAGCTTGCGTGAATACGCTACGATGGAACCGAGCCGGCAC CTTGTTAGCATCTGGGTCTGATGATCGAAAAGTGAAAGTATGGAATCTCGCTGGCGATTGTATTGCGTCAGTTGAGACAGGACACCATGCCAATGTATTTGCTGTTGAGTTTTTACCCGCAG GAAATGACCGCATTTTGGTCTCAGCTGCCGGGGATCGATTGGTGAAAATGCATGATCTTGACGGCTATAGAG atgaGCCAATCACATGGACAACAAACGGACGTGTGAAACGTTTGGCAACTGCACAAGATGAACCCTACTTATTTTGGTCAGCGTCCGAAGACAGCAATGTCAG GGAGTATGATACTCGTACAAATGAAGACCGAAAACTAATCAATACGGAGGAGAAGCGTGTGAAATCATTTGCGATCTGTCAAGGACGAACTGAACTG GTAGCTGTGGCGACTGACGAAGCTCCAGTTCCCATCTATGACAGGAGAAAACCGGACAAACCAATCCTGACATGTGTTAATG CTGACGACAAATGTCATGGTAATTTTACTTACACCACACATGTTTCGTTTGACGAAATGGGAACGGAATGCCTT GTAAATCAAGGTTGTGGTccaatttatttgttcaagCTGAAATCCGATGATCGGCCTAcagttttacaaaaaattaaacagataATTGAGAATAACGATGACG TTCCGACGAATGGTAAACACACTCTTGCGTTTGCTGATGCACGAGAACAGGCAAAAGAACTTTTTAGTTCGAAAAAATTCCCTGAG GCTATTGATATCTATAGTCGTGCTTTAAGTCTTTCTCCAAGCGACTATGATCGAAGCGTGCTGTTGTCGAATCGTGGTATGGGATATCTTTGTCGTAGATGGGAAGGCGATTCCTACGCTTGCGTGCGAGATTGTGCAGAG GCCTTACTGTTGTATCCAGGAAATTCAAAGGCGCTTTGGCGGTTAACACGATCACTCATGCTACTGGAACAGTGGGAACTCGCAAAGGAGTGCATAGATTTATTCAAGCGAAGGTTCCCTACTGACCGATCTATAGTGCGGCTTACAGACCAG GTTTCTGTAGCTATGGATTCAGCCCACGCTCACCAATCGCATGTGATGAGTGACGACAAGAATGTTATAGACTACAGCG AGAGATTTTGTGGGCAAACCAATACACACACAGATATAAAGGAAGCTAATTTTTTCGggtcaaaaaatcaatatatag TTGCGGGATCGGACTGTGGTTCGTTATTGTTATGGAAACGATGTTCTGGTGTTCTTGTTGCGGCATGGAATGCAGATCATTCGATCCTGAACATTGTCCAACCACATCCAACACAATTCATGCTTGCCACATCAGGAATCGAAGAGGTGATCCGTTTATGGGAGCCGatggaagaaggaaaagag TGTGAAAGACGAATATCCGAACCATGGACGCACTTCGGCCAACGCAATCGACATCCCACTGACGAGAGAGATATCTTTCTACGTCTCATTGGTTCCCAAATG ATGCGAAGCCGTGAGGAACGTCCCGAATGTGTGACAAGCTAG
- a CDS encoding hypothetical protein (NECATOR_CHRI.G984.T2) yields the protein MMEDVYCFFFRDFRISAMIVARIIADGPIASQQFRIFLSLTIALLNDEPHNAHTFQRLFFMILYFFLLCAYSRAQTDAVQTTAKAVSAVSNEGGSGQPKTKRDQNV from the exons ATGATGGAGGACgtttactgcttttttttccgag ATTTCCGAATTTCCGCCATGATAGTGGCGAGAATCATTGCTGATGGACCCATAGCCTCACAACAGTTCCGGATTTTTCTGT CTTTGACGATAGCGCTGCTCAACGACGAGCCGCACAACGCGCATACTTTCCAGcggttatttttcatgattttgtattttttt CTACTATGTGCCTATTCGCGA GCACAGACTGACGCTGTCCAGACGACCGCAAAGGCTGTGAGCGCAGTTTCCAACGAGGGCGGAAGCGGGCAGCCAAAAACCAAACGTGACCAGAATGTCTAA
- a CDS encoding hypothetical protein (NECATOR_CHRI.G984.T1) encodes MMEDVYCFFFRDFRISAMIVARIIADGPIASQQFRIFLSLTIALLNDEPHNAHTFQRLFFMILYFFAQTDAVQTTAKAVSAVSNEGGSGQPKTKRDQNV; translated from the exons ATGATGGAGGACgtttactgcttttttttccgag ATTTCCGAATTTCCGCCATGATAGTGGCGAGAATCATTGCTGATGGACCCATAGCCTCACAACAGTTCCGGATTTTTCTGT CTTTGACGATAGCGCTGCTCAACGACGAGCCGCACAACGCGCATACTTTCCAGcggttatttttcatgattttgtattttttt GCACAGACTGACGCTGTCCAGACGACCGCAAAGGCTGTGAGCGCAGTTTCCAACGAGGGCGGAAGCGGGCAGCCAAAAACCAAACGTGACCAGAATGTCTAA
- a CDS encoding hypothetical protein (NECATOR_CHRI.G985.T1), with protein sequence MESPTSSKSPTPTRRHFLTKSTQDADLCATIDIPKIHPSQIDDLNSTRLGEGTFGHVIKCRFRFNPDSPWENIAIKYGTDPSHRESLIREAKVILTHINHPNCIKIFGFYDCPKNGTGVAMELMDCNLAFLITKRTIEYKIDHAISWLYQLSDAMNYFHSRNHVHRDLKLQNLLLCNRYHTLKVCDFGTFTTLHESMTLNRGTPITMAPEIIRGSKQYTAKCDVYSFGIIMWQIIARRDSPYLASHPHDAYVIYWNIVTTNLRPPQLTCDPVLSRFYERCWNDDPDKRPNSEQVMRYFSLLREAFPNGNDPLIDSTTNEPAITPQPRSATPSYPRHRRGRSDQSTLIHINGVPSTSSVEGEDATPQMRNIRSHSEITCIQQTENDRSRLRTQSIEMPANVLDYIDHSLRPPDPIIGEDESEQIYNEHIAACHELYDHDLSLQRALADKHNAIMNLAHLDDYRKLLERKKQLEQHRDEALKKIQQQS encoded by the exons ATGGAATCACCGACTTCGAGTAAATCCCCTACACCAACACGGAGGCATTTCTTGACGAAGTCAACTCAGGACGCAGATTTATGCGCCACTATTGACATCCCGAAAATCCACCCAAG TCAAATCGATGATCTCAACAGCACGAGATTAGGCGAAGGCACATTCGGTCACGTAATCAAATGCAGGTTTCGGTTCAATCCTGATTCGCCGTGGGA GAACATAGCGATAAAGTATGGTACGGATCCCTCTCATCGAGAAAGTCTAATACGAGAGGCCAAAGTGATCCTCACTCACATAAATCATCCGaactgcataaaaattttcggtTTTTACGACTGTCCTAAGAATGGTACGGGTGTTGCAATGGAGTTGATGGATTGCAATCTTGCCTTCT TGATCACGAAAAGGACTATTGAATATAAAATAGATCATGCTATTTCATGGTTGTACCAGTTATCAGATGCAATGAATTATTTCCATTCGAGGAATCATGTCCACAGAGATCTAAAGTTGCAAAA CCTTCTACTTTGCAACCGCTATCACACACTGAAAGTATGTGACTTTGGCACATTTACGACGTTACATGAATCAATGACCTTAAACCGAGGCACACCAATAACGATGGCTCCAGAAATCATACGTGGTTCGAAGCAGTATACAGCAAAATGTGATGTCTACAGTTTTGGCATCATCATGTGGCAAATCATAGCGCGGCG TGACTCACCGTATCTGGCGTCACATCCGCACGATGCTTACGTAATATACTGGAATATAGTAACGACAAACCTGCGACCACCGCAACTAACATGTGATCCTGTATTGTCACGGTTCTATGAAAG GTGCTGGAACGACGATCCAGACAAGCGGCCAAATAGTGAGCAAGTGATGAGGTACTTTTCGTTGTTGAGAGAG GCATTCCCCAATGGTAATGATCCGCTCATAGATAGTACCACAAACGAGCCGGCTATCACCCCTCAACCAAGATCG GCCACTCCATCATACCCACGACATCGAAGAGGCCGTTCAGATCAATCGACATTGATACATATT AACGGCGTACCTAGCACATCTTCCGTAGAAGGTGAAGATGCTACTCCTCAGATGAGGAATATCCGATCTCATTCGGAGATCACTTGCATCCAACAAACCGAGAATGATCGGTCGCGGCTAAGAACACAATCGATCGAAATGCCTGCAAACGTGCTAGATTACATAGATCATTCATTACGC CCACCTGATCCAATAATCGGCGAAGATGAATCAGAACAAATATACAATGAGCATATCGCTGCTTGTCACGAGCTCTATGACCATGATCTTAGTTTGCAGCGAGCCCTTGCAGACAA GCACAACGCCATTATGAATCTTGCTCATTTGGACGACTATCGGAAACTGTTGGAGCGAAAG AAACAACTTGAACAACACAGGGATGAAGCACTGAAGAAGATTCAACAACAGTCTTAG
- a CDS encoding hypothetical protein (NECATOR_CHRI.G986.T1) produces MDGSKEASEDVESAEDSSASKTLPSIHVSPLLSVGGNDNLGLPNDSDDEEAPCTSQSINNNDQSSSCNSSRDPSSCLDESNRNEDHSPPVCKNGVLDLSRRALTSIDRKHRKVYGNVRKLIISANKFHNVAGLDMFRNCVLVDATDNQIQKLSSFLPLAGQLRSLFLSNNGVKNVDNLRSFVNLETLDLSCNSIEDISNALDNHRLAWIDLSSNALTSLPDLSKLTSLKHLNVSSNRISSFKHAKFPPSLLTLDVSSNTIDDLTEFMRLLPLEKLESISLANNPCIFNPSFDYRIYILSILPSLQDIDGFIVSEEEQLKGEWLYSQGKGRMFKPDTGSHLSLVKHLERHCPFDVEGKLVSALDQSVVKAMEKRREMLSSSTCGDDSSQSLSLHSPYRAWTSQLEGKENRIPSSSADESGVSNSPSVRIPLSSTPARQKATRRSASRFEPPSRSSTMESVESSSTVTLVPAAKNHREEQRGTSSTATTARADRSGFVYFKERIVQTEPESETSEAQQNGWVESQRRALECVERGHNVERPRAPRRRSSVRDSTRQKPVRPSPVPVVTDISVDMGSKSRGDQRSHHDECEVLHRILSLEERVSELSVENEKLTQINDELSAVLVEMTSKFKSDIDSLKSQLASLDTPHHPNPCNLRVARVIDDGCYEVVWDLPLVQCYKVFTNGIESGIVRAPNNAARISDVEPGTELKIQVQAIHFDGTLGIPSNTLIIDRDER; encoded by the exons ATGGACGGAAGCAAGGAAGCCTCTGAGGACGTGGAGTCTGCGGAAGACAGCAGCGCCTCGAAG ACTCTGCCTTCGATTCATGTCTCTCCTTTGCTATCTGTTGGCGGCAATGACAACCTCGGATTGCCGAATGATTCTGATGATGAGGA GGCGCCATGCACGTCGCAATCGATTAATAACAATGATCAGAGTTCATCTTGCAACTCCTCAAGAGATCCATCATCTTGCCTTGACGAGTCGAAtag AAATGAAGACCATTCTCCTCCGGTGTGTAAAAATGGTGTACTCGATCTTTCCCGACGAGCATTGACCAGCATTGATAGGAAACACCGGAAAGTGTACG GCAACGTGAGAAAGCTTATTATTTCTGCGAACAAATTTCATAATGTAGCAGGGCTAGATATGTTCAGAAACTGTGTGTTG GTTGATGCAACTGATAACCAGATCCAGAAGCTCTCATCGTTTCTTCCACTTGCCGGACAGCTTagatctctttttctttccaataatGGGGTCAAAAATGTTGATAACCTTCGGTCTTTTGTGAATTTAGAGACCTTGGATCTATCATGTAACAGTATTGAA GATATTTCAAATGCACTTGATAATCATCGCCTCGCATGGATCGACTTGAGCTCGAATGCACTCACTTCTCTGCCTGATCTCTCGAAGCTAACGTCACTTAAGCATCTAAATGTCTCGTCTAATCGAATCTCGTCTTTCAAG cATGCCAAATTTCCACCTTCTCTCTTAACTCTTGATGTGTCTTCGAACACCATTGATGATCTCACAGAATTCATGCGTCTTTTACCCTTGGAAAAGTTGGAATCCATTTCACTAG CGAATAATCCTtgcatatttaatccttctttcgactatcgcatctacaTTCTTTCGATACTCCCTTCGCTTCAGGATATTGATGGTTTTATTGTTAGCGAAGAAGAACAACTGAAAG GTGAGTGGCTGTACAGCCAAGGGAAAGGAAGGATGTTCAAGCCGGATACTGGGTCTCATCTCTCATTAGTGAAACATTTGGAGAGACACTGTCCTTTCGATGTCGAGGGGAAATTAGTTTCAGCTCTGGACCAGTCAGTAGTTAAG GCAAtggaaaaacgacgtgaaatgCTTAGCAGCAGCACATGTGGAGATGACTCTTCACAGTCCCTCAGCCTTCATTCACCATACCGAGCATGGACTTCTCAACTCGAAGGCAAAGAAAATCGGATACCGAGTTCTAGTGCTGATGAAAGTGGAG tttctaATTCGCCTTCTGTGAGAATACCCCTTTCTTCCACTCCAGCGAGGCAAAAAGCGACTAGAAGATCAGCTTCTCGATTTGAACCGCCGTCAAGAAGCTCAACAATGGAGTCAGTCGAGTCTTCCTCGACTGTGACACTTGTTCCTGCAGCAAAGAATCATCGAGAAGA ACAGCGAGGTACGTCTTCGACTGCAACGACCGCTAGGGCAGATAGAAGcggatttgtttatttcaaagaaCGAATTGTACAAACGGAGCCGGAGTCAGAAACAAGCGAAGCTCAGCAAAAC GGATGGGTAGAAAGTCAACGACGCGCTTTAGAATGTGTTGAACGTGGTCATAATGTCGAGCGACCGAGAGCACCAAGACGACGGTCAAGCGTG CGAGACAGTACTAGGCAGAAACCTGTAAGGCCGAGTCCTGTGCCAGTAGTGACAGACATATCTGTTGACATGGGGTCGAAGTCAAGAGGAGATCAAAGGTCCCATCACGATGAG TGCGAAGTACTTCATCGAATCTTATCCTTAGAAGAGCGAGTTTCAGAACTAAGTGTGGAAAACGAAAAGTTGACACAAATTAATGATGAGCTAAGTGCAGTATTGGTTGAGATGACAAGCAAATTTAAG AGCGACATTGATTCACTTAAGTCTCAGTTAGCTTCCTTAGATACGCCCCATCACCCTAATCCTTGCAATCTTCGGGTTGCTCGAGTAATAGACGATGGGTGCTATGAAGTTGTCTGGGATTTACCGTTAGTTCAAT GCTATAAGGTCTTTACGAATGGTATTGAGAGTGGAATTGTACGAGCTCCCAACAACGCAGCCAGAATATCAGATGTAGAACCAGGGACAGAGCTGAAGATTCAAGTGCAG GCGATTCATTTCGATGGAACGTTGGGAATACCATCAAATACACTGATTATAGACAGGGATGAGCGGTGA